The Plectropomus leopardus isolate mb chromosome 14, YSFRI_Pleo_2.0, whole genome shotgun sequence DNA window GGCCACAGCACAAAACCGTTAACTTTGTCCTGTGTTCCCTTTGATATTGTTGTCAAACACACCAGCACGCCTGTATATTACAAGAAAAGGTCTCTTAAAGCCATACCCTTAACTCAACCGGAAGTCAGCTATTTTGAATTTACAGTGCAATTTGAGtggatttttggcaatttgagTGGATTTACCCCAATCTACTTCCAATCTACCTTAAAGACCTTTGACATGAAAAGTTGGGAGAATTTTCAGGAGTAGAATAAATCCCATCTATCTCTCAgtcaggaaaaaatatatttcacaatACTCTCAAACTGTTCCCTTGAATCATTGTATCTTTTAAGTCCATAAGTCTGTaaagatgtttgtttatttcacacAGGCTTAACATTTGTTGCCCAGGAACTCAAGTACCTGATAACATGACTCTATAAAGTGTTTTTCCACAGTAACTGCCAACCAATGGTAGTTTCTCACTAAAGTCAAAACAGTTTAGAGTCCTTGCCCATCTAAATGTATGCCAGACTTTACAAACACAGTACAAAATCTTGCAGTCTCTTGATGTCATCCCCACTTCCATCCTGCAACTGCTCTCCTTTCTCTCAACACtcttctcttatttattttttattttattttatttttcttatctcTGCATCGAAAAATGGCCACAGCTAGTAAAGCGAGTATGATTTAACATGTAGCCACTCATAtttatgtggtgttttttaattttattttattttagtttagtttttgccATGTGTGGATGAAAATTGCCTGTGAAAATTGCCTATGACATGCCTCTATGTTTatgcacacatttaaaattaacagaacaaaacattaaaaatataatttgcatGAATATTATTGATATGACACTTCTGTGCTCCTGAATTGTACGCTGTTCACATTTCTGCATATAAGGCTAATCATTGGCTGGATGTTGCATGAGTGTAAAACAAACTCAATACATAAAATGAGCATTTCATTGCCTTTCTGTGTTGTATTGTGCTATCTGGTTATAGATATGGAGGTACATTAAGTATTTCACCTAAACAAAATCTTCAATCTTGAAATATAGCACAAAGGATTGCAACATTATAGCCTGCTTATTGCTTATGTAGCATCTTGCTTTTACAATAAATCTGAAAAGCTGACAGCAACCCTCAACAAAGGGTTGAGGCACTgtagcttattttttttattttttctgaaaactcTTCCTAATATGGTTTAACATTTCCCAGTAGTATTTGTCATACCTCATGCTGGGTAATCAATGTGGTGTCACTGCGCTGTAGGTCATCAAGTGCATGGCAGCAGTGGCCTGGGAATCCAACAAGCCTTTGGTGATTGAGGAGTTTGATTCAGCAGAGGTAGCAAAGGCATTGGAGAGTGATAGAGTGTCAGTGATGCTGGgctattattaaaataattttaaaaaacttttgcagCTGATCATtactacagtgtttgttttggctctttttggCTCCCTGGGAAGCTGACGGACGAAGCATTCAACAGTGGCCACGGGGCTCCATCGATAGCTTTCAGGCTTCAGGATGCTTTGCTTGCACCTCTTATCCAAGCCTGGCATTGTAACCCACATCTGCTGTCAGGTACCAAATTTTGATCCATCAGATTTAACATGAATCAGTGTTCAGTAGTGTTGATCTAATTCAGTCAGTACCCTTAAAAGTTTGGTACCCAACCCTAAACACTAAGTTAGTTGGCAGTTTGGCTAAGGAGCTTATGTTGCAGTAATTGGCAAAATGGTTACAATGGTAGGTTAAAAAAGCAGTCCCAAAGTGCCAATGTTATACAGGTGAAATTTGTAATAACAATTATGTAATGTTTAACTGCGTGCCTAACCTTACATCCAAATTATGATGGCTAGTGTTTGCTAAATCAAAACAATGCAACCTTATCAGGCTTGTTAACAGTCCcaaacatgacattttgtaatattagccaaatgttatcagacctCGACTGCAAGAGATTATTACCTTAAGGCGTGCAAGCTCAGGTGCCTGTGCCAGGCATAGAAGCCAAccctaacctttttttttttctttttttaaaggtgtggtttttatttaattcctaGTGACTTGGTCCTCCCTGACACAAACaaccccccctcacccccccaaCTATTTGATGCAATATAAAGCCATAAATACGGTCTCTTGTTGTCTCTTCTCCACCCCTATCCTGCAACTGCTCTCTTCTCTTAAGTCCTCTCACTTGTTTGCTCTTATCTTTACAGCAAAAATGGCCACAGCTGGTAAAGTGAGTATAATTCAGCATGCGGACACTCATGTGTgcgatgtgatttttttttttttttttggctgtttgtgttttctgtggtaTGTGAATAAATATTTGCTTAGTCATATGACAGACCTCTGTACTTTGtttacacacgcacacacacacaacccgaAAATCAGGCCATTAACTAAAATGTAACCTCATAGTATCTCATGGATATAATTTGCATGACTATTATTCCTTTGCCATTCTTCTGTGCTTCTGTATTATGTGCAGATTATGCTCATGTTTATGGGGCTGATTCATTGGCTGGAGGGTGAATGGGTTTCCTACAAAGTCTATACCTGAAATGAACCTTTCAGTGTATATCTGGTTACAGATTTGCAGGCACattatgttttcacattttaacttACAGTTCATGTAAAATATCcattatgctttttttcataattattcCTTTTACCTTTAAGTTTTAccctcttattattattatcttttaaagTGCTTGTATGTTGTTGTCTACAATCTTCTTTTGTTctagaaataaagcaaaaataccagATCGCCTTCAGAGAcaatacatatttacataaataaCATACTTACATAAATGTACTGCACCTTGGAAGtataatttattatattcaATTGAGTCTGAAGTACaggtgaatatgtgtgtgtgtgtgcgtgtgtgtgtgtgtgtgtgtgtgtgagagagagagagagagagagagagacagagagagagagagagagagggaacaaaCTCATTAAGTCAGTGGTTTATTTAGTAAACCTATAGTCATTCATTTATACtgttaataatgttaataatgaaACTCATGTTAGTCAGCTAACTAATATGTGGACTTTATATTTAACTATGAGACAATGAAATCGCCTATTGTTAACATATTGTTAAAACTCTATGGAGGATATGAAATCCATTTGTTCCCTtgataaaatacttttttaaaatgtggcagTCAGTTGATTCAACACTGAAATGGGCCTCTAAATGAGTGTTTTCATTGAATAATAGCAAAAAGTATTGCTACATTATAACCTGCTTATTGCTAATGCAGCATGTTGCATTTTATAAATGTGAAAAGCTGGCAAAATGTTGCTTTATGGTAAATGGAACTGCACTTGTACAGTGCTTTTCTAGTTATTTGACAACTCAAAGCAATTTCATACtacaagtcacattcacccattcacacatgcatacactgttggccaaggctaccatacagGTAGCCTTGGCCAACAGTTTACCATTCATACATACACCAATAGCACAGCCATTGCAAGCAATTTAAGTtaagtatcttgcccaaggatagatattgactggaggagccagggatcaaatTGAGTACATAAAGCATTCAGAGTTTTAACAAAGGGTCATGGCATTGCGACTCTTTTTATAAACCCTTTCTAATATGGTTTAACAGTCCCCAAGTTGTCATATCTCATGCTGAGTAACTTCATGTGGTGTTCCTGCCTTGTAGGTCATCAAGTGTTAGGCAGCAGTGGCCTGGGAGCCAAACAAGCCTCTGATGATGGAAAAGGTTGAGGTAGCCCCACCCTAGGCCAACGAGATCCGGATCAAGGTGAGAAATCATCTCGTTCTATCCTTTGGTTTCATACCTACTAGGTGTTCATATGGTAACAGATACAGTGTATTCTACATGTTCCTATCAGTGTAGGAACTTTAAGTGCTGTCTAAAGATACGACAGGACAGATAGTTTAGATCTTCATTGAttttgtttggtgatttttcattaTAAGCATATTGCTAATATTCAGTGAATCATCTAGTCTGACAGGAGCTGCACTCAAATTGTGTTTCAGGTTTttacatcaaaaacaaattCTCCTTCAGGTCTAAAGCTCATTATGATGTGATGGCAGCCCCAGAGTCCTGCTTTTCCAGTAAGGGGAAGAAGGTGCTGCAGTTTGGGGGAACCGGTACCTTCTCTGAGTACACTGTGGTTAACCAGATGGTTGTGGCTAAGATCAACACTGCTGCCCCTCTGGACAAAGTCTGTATCATTGGTTGTGGGTTCTGCACAGGATATGGAGCAGCAATTAACAATGCCAAGGTATGTATGCTTGAATGTTGCAGAACACTGACATCATTGTTTTAGATTGAAACGACAAGGTAAGACATTTTTGTGTTGAGTTGCCCACTTCTGTATCGAAATTCTTGCTCAGACTACAAAGTCTTGAAGTTATAGTTCTTTATTGTTCACAAAACTTTTACATTGATAATTACTGCATGGAGCATTAACATGTCTGACCTTAACAACCATGATAACCAAAGACTGTTACTTTAGGTGAAACCGGgctccacatgtgctttgtttgGCCTGGGAGCTGTGGGTTTGGCTGCAGTCATGGGCTGCAAAGCTGCAGGAGCCAAAAGGATTATCGCTGTTGACATCAATCCAGAGAAGGCTGAGAAGGCCAAGGTGTTCGGCGCAACAGACTTCGTGAAACCCATCAGTGAAGTGCTGTCTGAGATGATTGACAGAGGAGTGGACTACTCCCTGGAATGGGTCGGGAATGTAGATCATGGCTAGTCATAGGCAGATTAGATTTAATCTGGTTCCTAAACATAAAGAAGAGACGCTTCCTATTTGTTACCTAGGTATTGAAACAATAAtctttattgtaaataaaatcaattattattgaaaaatagGTTAGAGTCATTCATTAATTTACTCAGCCCACATTTCCTCAGGTAGTCCAGAGCACAgcttgtataaaataatggatgtagctattgtgatgtcacccatttgTTTGTGGATTGATGTTTTGCAGAATAAAGTTAAGCATTCTGGTCATtaacatcttggttttttggagccaagaGTGATCATATTTGGAAGAGTGGATGGAGCTATGGAGGACCAATTGGTAAATGTGACACATAGACCTTGGTGATGCCTAAGAGacaacctgtcactcaaagcatcCATGGTCTTAAATATGCGTAACTTTAActcttaataaaatatttacgggtgagttttttaaaaattcaagtCCCGTACTTTTGTCATGAAGGTTGATATTAGCTATAGAAACAAGAAATGTTtattgtaccaggctgtaaacatctTTATATCTTCTGTAAAGTTGAGAATTTTAACGTGGGTTTGatggggattgacttgcttCTGGAGGCATCCTCAAGTGGCTGTCCAAGGAATGGCACTTTTTGGCACTTGTGTATTGGCTTGGTTTTTCAGACCTAGAGGTTGATGCTTTATCGAGAGATTTGGACCAGCACCTTTCTGGTTTTCTGGTTCCAAGCCCCCTGACTTTGTGCTTTTTCTCTCAGAAGCGCAGTGCCTTGGAGTCTTGTGTGAAAGGTTGGGGTGTCAGCGTGACTGTTGGCTGGACAAACTTGCAAGACTTTTCTGCCCGACCCCTTCAGCTCATCTCTGGACGCACATGGAAGGGCTCCCTGTTTGGAGGTGAGACAAATATGACCAACACTACTGACTAATGAACTACATGGCTATGTTCTTATGTTATGTATGCTATTATCTGGCAAGTTGTATTCTGGATAAGATTTCATGGTcctattttgtaattttctgtcttAGGCTTCAAGGGTCGGGATGCTGTGCCTCAGATGGTTAAAACCTGCCTGGACAAGAAGTTGAAGGTGGATAAATTCATCACTCACTACATGACTTTGGACCAGGTCAACGATGCCACTGAACTCATGAAGCAAGGTAAATGGTAGGTTCAAATTCCTACATTTTTCACTGTTcatgattaaacagcatcacaaGGAAAGTAATATTcttatcatttattttctttcaacagcATTCAGACAGTCCTGAATGTTTCGCCACAATAAGCCCACTGTGTTGGTTTCAGTCATCCTGAAGTAAATCAGTGTCAGTGGTCTGTAGATGCTTGTTTGTGTCCtagttttattgtgttgtttgtcaCAAGCATAGCATTTACATGTCGACAGCATTGTCTATCATGTCTCCAAATGCTCTATTAAACTATGTTTTAAGTGTCCGTATAAGTGTCCAAATTGTTTTCCCTCACATTAACTCAGACCAGCCtaatcatatcaacattttttcaacttggTAGACAGcactgtaattatttttgctAGGATGGGCTCCAGGATGTGTCCCCAAGCAACTTCTGCCTGTTTATTGAAGAATTTATAATAAAGGATCCAATATTGCAGACACCAGGCACACTAAATGAAATGACAAGACCATATAAGCAAACAAAATATCAGCTGATGTTCGGCACTGTGAGGTTTTATGGTGAAGAAATTACTGTTCATGATTGCTCTCTGTTTGCTACAGAAACTGTAAGAGACCATGGTTGGATCCAGTTGTTCATTATTGTGACCTTGGGAAAACAGAAACTGATTCAGCAGCATCTTTGTTCagatttactgtgtttttctcgCTTCAATCTTAAATCtaataagatataaaataattaaaacctTGACTGCTCTCGGCCTCCATAGATTTCAAAACTGAAATCAAGATTGTTATTCTTAGGCAGGAGAAGAGAGACATCTCACACACCTTTGCAAAAACTCTGGATATACATTTTGACTCTTATGGAGTGTTCACACCGAATgcaaagcaattttttttgtgtcttgttacTTGTGCACATAGAGCTGCTGGAGTGTTTTTGGGAGTACTCTGCAACTGTGCTCATGGTTGTGCTAACCAACTGGGGAAGGTAGCTAACAGCTAACTTGGTTTTTATTACACTGAACTCCACAGATGAGTGCATAATTTCTGCAGTTTTAAAGTGGACATGGGAAGGCCTTTCCTGCAACTGCAGCCCACTCAAAATGGCTACCAAGACCCCCTTTTTGTTTCTCAGACAAAGGACAGCCAAATTAACTCTGAAAATTTGCCCTATTTACcaactttgtaagaaaaaaaaatctaaaaagtcaCTCAAGTCTTTGTCTTGTTTATGCAACGATTTCCATCAAGGTGTCTTCAAAAACATAGCTCCAGTTGAGTTCTCGCTCTTTCTCTGGCCCCACTAGCAAGAAAGGATCATGCAGCTGCTAGCCCCTTCACCACTTTGTGTTACCTTTCTCCTAATAGCAGAAATGCCTCTCTGCTCTGTTCATATGGCCTGCTCCAAGTTGACACACAACTCCTCTTAAGAGCAGAGCAGATTAGACAAGTTAGTACCATCAGCTACAACAACATTGGCAAGCAAATGAGTAACAAATTCAAATTGGCACCGAACTGCTAGCTCGTTAAGGACAAAGAGCAACCAGCGTCCTCTTACCTACAGCATGGGAATACAGCACAGTAAACACTACTGAAACCACCGTTCTTTAAGCCAGGCTTCTGCTCAACGAACGACTGCTGGCTAACAATAACCCTCCCCCAGCATATATTTTGAACTAAGGCACAGCCTCAGTACAAATATACAGGCTAAGCAAAAGTTTTCAATTTTAGTCAGTGTATATGTATTGATTTGATGGTATATAATGAGTTAATTTTTGCAGTCTCTTAATAGTCAGGGTAGTTGGCAAACATCATTTTCCTATGCCCTCATCCTGCCCAGATCACACTCAAACTTTAGGATATGGTATATATGATATAGTGTGAATAAATACTTGTGgtatcaagtcaagtcaagtcaagtcaatattatttatagagcccattatcacaaaacatggtttgcctcagtgggCTTTAcactgcccttagaccctcacatcacccaaggaaaaactcccgaaaaaaaaaaaaccctgtaacgggaaaaaagggaagaaacctcaggaaaagcggcagaggatgatgagggatccctcttccaggacggacagacgtgcaatagatgtcgtaaataacaaattaaatacaattgtggcaaaaaggaaagagaaagagagaggggaggagagggggagagagggggagagaggcacagcaataatagaaacatatgcatgtcatattacaataatgataggtgtgaaattatcaaatgcactctgtgatgatattgtgggAGTTGATACTCacgtatattgatagggaggtgtccaaaggcatgataacGGCattggcgcaaccaggaccaagaccacgatcagggcgagcgggggatacagtatcagtgcagtgTACAGTATAGTACAGTGTCAGTGCATATCAGTATTGATCTTAAAATTCCTTACTCAGATGTTTCATTAAATTGCACACAATTGGGATTTAGAATCTACGGATGAGTTTCCATGAAATTGTGACTTACATATACAATATCTATGAtaccttttttgctttttgttaaaTACTGTTCCTTTTTACTGCTGTTAAATCACTGGATGGATGAAATGAGGTTTGCAGGAAGTGGAAAGACaagcagaaaatgtttggaCAGCCCACATTCCACGCCCACAGCCCGTCTTTGTGACTGGTCTTAACTTAGATAAGACCTGCACTCTAACCTAACTTTGTGAGTGAGAGCCCGGTGGTGACACAACATGGCAACTGCAGGAAAGGTAAACACGCTGGCTTTAAATTTTAGTTAATGTTTGAATAGATTTGAGCCATTCTGGACGACTAACACTCCTAAAATTGCCAGGACTTCTTCCTTTGCTCAGTCAAGTGTTTACAGAACACAGTGAATGTTTACAGTACAAGAGAAGGGGTATGGAGAGCAGGGCTAGATCTGCTATTTATTGGAACATTTGTTACAATTTAACAGCCgtaaaagacaaacagaccCTCTGTTGCTCATTCTATAATAGGCAagagttttgtgtctctgtttgagGGCTCTTTGTATATTCTAGTGCAAGCTGAGGCTTCCTGTTGTTgcaatattttcaaacaatGGGGGGAACAGGGtcaaaggggtttttttttcattgttttttggggagtttttgtTATATATTCAGCCTATTGAGAAACAGAATAAGAGACTTGATGGTGATCTGACCCTAATCTTGTTTTCTAACTTCTACAGTAAAATAAGACTATTGCACCATGTTTTCCTCCATTGCACTGAATGGGTTAAATGTCCACAGAGCCATTATCATGAGCGATTCCAGGCCTTACTGAAGCTCTTGGATGTTGTCTTGTAGGTCATCCGGTGCAAAGCTGCGGTAGCGTGGGAGGCCGGGAAACCTCTGATGatagaggaggtggaggtggcgCCTCCTGAAGCTGGGGAAGTTCGCCTCAAGGTAATGAAACAGGACTGATGTATTCATTATTGAAACTAAAGATTTGTGCATCTGCAAGATAAATTGGTTGGTGCAATCTCGTCAATCACTGTACGCTTCTTATCTAAAGTTATGTAAAGCAAgtgcaatatttatttaaagttgtgaaaaaaaatgctcattttgaTAATGACGTCTTAGTAGGGGTGTAGTACTATTTGTATAAGTACTGCATTGCACTTATGACTTGCCCATGCATGTAGGCACACCTTTAAGTTGTTTCCAAGGTGTAACCACTGATCTTATATTTGGTTTACACACATCAGTCAAGTAGGTGTGGGGATGTTGGGGACATGTCCCCACCCCTTTCTGAAATGGTCAGTGTTGTCCctgttacttttaaaaacagatttttatttttttttaaatgttctgaaaCAGAGTCTGcaccataaaaatgtttactAACAAATGATGTTTGGGTCCTCttcctgctttattttgaaatatgttcTCATTGTGTTCGGTGCTGCCTTTACTTCCTGAGTTTGCACACCTTTTTTGATTACctcatgtgtttcacctgtgagTTTCCTCCATTGAGCTGCCAGGTTTTCATTGTTCATGCTTCCCTGCCTCCTGTTTGTTCACCTGGTTTTTGACTCTGCTCAGATGGATGGACTTTGTTACTTATGTGATTTTTCCCTGAATGGACTTCTCTGCCGTTGCTGACTGCCAACACGTGTTTGGTGCTTTTCTCTACATCTCAGGCCCAGTTTTGTACAAAAGTGTTACAATAGTGCTTTATTTACACAATGCAAATATCAGAGAAATAAGTCATgtaagccaaaaaaataaaaagagaatttaaagaaattaaaaactgatcctaaaatgacttttatgaatttattgaatgaatgaattcattTTAGAACCGCAGCTGGCTGGCAGGTTTGAATCTTAAACCCTTTTGCTTTGAGGCGACAGTGCCAAGCAGCAGggcagtggttagcactgtctGTTAATTAAATAGAAATGCATAATGGTTCTGACACAGTTAGTAGTGTTTCTAAATCCAAATTAATAAATGTGTCAGGTGcacttttgcaattttattctcatattttctttttcattgtcgcctgcattttgtgtttcttttacataaatagaaacatgtattttaaattggtgcataaaaaattCACTGGAACACAAGAAAATAAGTGTTTCCAGTGGAGGACCCCCAGAACTGCTTCACGTGTCCCCCAAATGTTGAAACGAAGCCTACATCGCTGGTAGTGGCCTAGGCCGTTTGATGTGCCATTTAATGATTTATTCTGACCTCATATCCGACCCCAACATTACATTGTCTTTTAAGGATAAAGTGACACTCTTGCACAACTATTACTGTTAAATGAAACATTGATTTTGCTACCTTTTCTTCTCAGATAAGCTGCTGTATCTACAATGTATAGTCTTTATCATCATTACCATATGATAACCAGATCTGCTTAAAAGTTAACTTATAGTCTGTTAAAGTCCAACGCTACAGTGCACTTTGCACCTTTAgacatttctgctgatatgTTGTAAGAGAAAAGAGTTTGCTGTACAGTTATTGTACTCATAAATGACCTTGAGCAAGATAGTTCTGCTCTTTTTAATACAGTCTTTACATCAGTAATATAACCTCTACTACAAAACATTCTCACATATCAGCTGTAAAGGATTTTAATTATTACTGATATCATTTGATTAATGAACTGATTGATTTCACCACATCACAGCAGATAAGAGCATGTCATAGTGATTAAGCATGTATCAGATCACTGTCCTTTATTTCAGATCGTGGCCACAGGGATCTGTCACACTGACTCCTACACGCTCAGTGGCTCCGACCCCGAGGGAGTTTTCCCTGTAGTGCTGGGCCACGAGGGAGCCGGCATCGTGGAGAGCGTCGGAGAGAGAGTCACCAAGTTCCAGCCaggttctctctctctttttcttcttttgtcctcATTAGGGAATGTTGTCATGTCATGTAAATGCTCTAacatgttgtttctgttgtagGGGACACAGTTATACCCTTGTACGTT harbors:
- the LOC121953632 gene encoding alcohol dehydrogenase 1-like, whose translation is MAAPESCFSSKGKKVLQFGGTGTFSEYTVVNQMVVAKINTAAPLDKVCIIGCGFCTGYGAAINNAKVKPGSTCALFGLGAVGLAAVMGCKAAGAKRIIAVDINPEKAEKAKVFGATDFVKPISEVLSEMIDRGVDYSLEWVGNVDHGILKWLSKEWHFLALVYWLGFSDLEVDALSRDLDQHLSGFLVPSPLTLCFFSQKRSALESCVKGWGVSVTVGWTNLQDFSARPLQLISGRTWKGSLFGGFKGRDAVPQMVKTCLDKKLKVDKFITHYMTLDQVNDATELMKQGKCIQTVLNVSPQ